The Macrobrachium nipponense isolate FS-2020 chromosome 46, ASM1510439v2, whole genome shotgun sequence genome has a segment encoding these proteins:
- the LOC135214577 gene encoding uncharacterized protein LOC135214577, translating into MDSNNRQARHVLGTLSATVTREVNWNKELLTLFLNELQEAFGVPIPKPYRFHIIHAGSSYENLAVDAKADFDVTLSLGQDYVSENFEIERGHGGYFTLEVKRGRPRMHVSGINNMLISKNLRGGVFRAIERYVDLVSIRGTNITSEPQLSAVKVTLKESIEPRRTIYIDLVPQIPVSTWDQCPDLLPLEKMPPSLRQYIDNTNRNRSPCMFFSLGIPKNIPQERFLFNISFSLLEKHFVCGETDIRDMVRLVKYIAKIRDWKDQHHFKSFYAKRVALKYYRELKGKEPWDGYLLLLEKLEYEVNNRVIDGYFVKNQPLREWDGLETRNFIQEIKTVRGMTINESFKEIE; encoded by the exons ATGGATAGCAATAACAGACAGGCCAGGCATGTATTGGGTACCCTAAGTGCAACAGTAACCCGCGAAGTGAATTGGAACAAGGAACTTCTGACCTTATTTTTGAATGAACTCCAAGAAGCCTTTGGGGTTCCAATTCCCAAGCCATATAGGTTTCATATAATTCACGCTGGTAGTAGTTACGAGAATCTGGCAGTAGATGCCAAAGCCGATTTTGACGTCACGTTGTCTCTCGGGCAAGACTACGTTTCGGAAAATTTCGAAATAGAGCGAGGCCATGGTGGATATTTCACCCTCGAAGTCAAGAGAGGTAGGCCTAGGATGCACGTGAGTGGTATTAACAATATGCTAATCTCTAAAAACCTGCGGGGAGGTGTTTTTAGGGCCATCGAACGTTACGTTGATCTAGTGAGTATACGTGGTACCAATATCACTTCCGAACCCCAGTTGTCTGCTGTCAAAGTCACGTTGAAAGAATCCATTGAACCCAGACGAACCATTTATATCGATCTAGTGCCCCAAATTCCTGTTAGCACCTGGGATCAGTGTCCTGATCTCTTACCCTTGGAGAAGATGCCACCAAGTCTTAGACAGTACATTGATAACACGAATAGGAACAGATCTCCTTGCATGTTCTTCTCCCTTGGTATTCCAAAGAATATCCCCCAGGAAagatttttattcaatatttcctTCTCCTTATTAGAGAAGCATTTCGTCTGTGGGGAGACAGACATCCGTGACATGGTTCGCCTCGTGAAGTACATTGCCAAGATACGCGATTGGAAGGACCAGCACCACTTCAAGTCCTTCTATGCCAAGAGAGTTGCCTTGAAGTATTACAGGGAGCTCAAAGGAAAGGAACCCTGGGACGGGTATCTGCTGTTGTTGGAGAAGTTGGAATACGAGGTGAATAATCGGGTCATCGACGGATACTTTGTCAAAAACCAACCCCTCAGGGAGTGGGACGGACTCGAGACACGTAATTTCATACAAGAAATCAAGACTGTCAGGGGAATGACCATCAACGAGTCTTTTAAAG AGATAGAATGA